Proteins encoded in a region of the Suncus etruscus isolate mSunEtr1 chromosome 1, mSunEtr1.pri.cur, whole genome shotgun sequence genome:
- the HEATR9 gene encoding protein HEATR9 has protein sequence MVPETRAETFDFPRLMNKCLWLDYPERNEEFRKAMLPVHLPVFHYQRTMEKLPPSPGRWRQHPNKPGAVPYCYAQKPESCMHWFNWYSEDKEASRVLWKTRDHPRSKPILHFRVSSTEDPLKQKRLKELTQSLTSPLEEEQHYAAQALGCLGIRDQFIMEALLWAAHNSPERVRYEACRSLAILGCLNEIVIHTLIKQLKGQNEARRLDTLRGLRIALNFWSAAPQNKKCQVWNEGKLVSVLQKLVKLVKKCSDEEAMEAALCLGFLRPCSNLAQEFLLQCLHQESNTKMKALQMLVLILKVKSEIVIMAILDQMNHSVFLEHRIEAARLLKIIGLEQIQAQGLEKLTFNLLMKKTHSEPFLVMRQTAAETAEELKMRPAMLNLVELQLQSKNPIVRQEAIISLGVLGIRSQHVFYLLLDLLDLETNQAVRKHLQKTLILLASVDPWVQNKLKNKVYLECEVTPKAETYTQSRRHKILDETKLLEDSIIIKLKHAKLSPFFIAKSSVTAEEQKRLSTQKESNFDLSTFSSNDFMPAKHRASKPESQGPTNSSETLLNFQKD, from the exons ATGGTGCCTGAAACAAGAGCTGAGACTTTTGACTTCCCGAGGTTAATGAACAAGTGTCTATGGCTGGACTATCCAGAAAGGAACGAAG AATTCAGAAAAGCCATGTTGCCTGTTCATCTACCCGTATTTCACTACCAG AGGACAATGGAAAAGTTGCCCCCAAGTCCAGGGCGCTGGAGACAACACCCTAACAAGCCTGGAGCAGTGCCCTATTGCTATGCCCAAAAACCAGAGAGCTGCATGCACTGGTTCAACTGGTATTCTGAAGACAAAGAGGCCAGCAGAGTGTTATGGAAAACACGAGATCACCCCAG GAGCAAGCCCATCCTACACTTCAGGGTCTCGAGCACTGAAGATCCCCTGAAGCAGAAAAGATTAAAG GAACTGACCCAAAGCCTGACCTCACCCCTTGAGGAAGAGCAGCACTATGCAGCCCAG GCTCTGGGGTGTCTGGGCATCAGGGATCAGTTTATCATGGAGGCTCTGCTTTGGGCG GCCCACAACAGCCCAGAGAGAGTGAGGTATGAGGCGTGTCGAAGCCTGGCCATCTTGG GTTGCCTAAATGAGATCGTGATCCACACTCTCATCAAGCAGCTCAAAGGGCAAAATGAGGCGCGAAGGCTGGACACACTCAGAGGGTTACGTATTGCTCTTAACTTCTGGAGTGCTGCCCCCCAAAACAAG AAGTGTCAAGTATGGAATGAGGGCAAACTGGTGTCTGTGCTACAGAAGTTGGTCAAGTTGGTCAAGAAATGCTCAGATGAGGAAGCCATGGAGGCCGCCCTGTGTCTGGGCTTCCTGAGGCCCTGCAGCAACTTGGCACAGGAGTTTCTGCTGCAATGTCTGCATCAGGAGTCCAACACCAAGATGAAG GCACTTCAGATGCTGGTGCTGATACTGAAGGTAAAATCAGAAATAGTCATCATGGCCATCCTAGACCAGATGAATCATTCTGTTTTCCTTGAG CACCGAATTGAAGCTGCTCGCTTGCTCAAGATAATTGGGCTGGAACAGATCCAGGCCCAGGGTCTAGAGAAACTCACATTTAACCTCCTCATGAAGAAGACACACAGTGAACCATTCCTG GTTATGAGACAGACCGCAGCTGAAACAGCAGAAGAGCTTAAGATGCGACCAGCAATGCTGAACTTGGTGGAGCT GCAATTGCAGAGCAAAAACCCTATTGTTCGCCAAGAAGCAATCATCTCTTTG GGCGTCCTGGGGATCCGCAGCCAGCATGTGTTCTACTTGCTTCTGGACCTGTTAGATTTGGAAACAAACCAGGCTGTGAGGAAACAT CTACAAAAAACATTAATTCTGTTGGCCTCAGTTGACCCTTGGGTCCAAAACAAGCTTAAAAACAAGGTTTACTTAGAATGCGAAGTGACACCTAAGGCCGAAACATATACACAGTCTAGGAGACATAAGATCCTAGATGAGACCAAGTTGCTGGAGGACTCAATTATCATCAAGTTAAAACATGCAAAGCTGAGCCCCTTCTTTATTGCCAAGTCCTCTGTCACAGCAGAAGAACAGAAAAGACTGAGTACCCAGAAAGAATCTAATTTCGACCTCTCAACCTTCTCATCCAATGATTTTATGCCTGCAAAACACAGGGCATCTAAACCTGAGAGCCAAGGGCCAACAAACAGCTCTGAAACCTTGCTGAACTTCCAGAAAGATTGA
- the LOC126033255 gene encoding transcription factor E2F6, translating into MSQQKPQQQQQQHKQQHKQQPKLQQKQQPPARRLPSLLVDPAQETVRRRCRDPINVEGLLPSKIRINLEDNVQYVSMRKALKVKRPRFDVSLVYLTRKFMDLVRSAPGGILDLNKVATKLGVRKRRVYDITNVLDGIELVEKKSKNHIRWIGSDLSNFGAVPQQKKLQEELSNLSAMEDALDNLIKDCSQQLFELTDDKENERLAYVTYQDIHSIQAFHEQIVIAVKAPAETRLDVPVPREDSITVHIRSTNGPIDVYLCEVEQDHSNNKTSEGERASSSKKSKPKQPDKEEHPLQQSEELLDVST; encoded by the coding sequence atgagtcagcagaagccgcagcagcagcagcagcagcacaagCAGCAGCACAAGCAGCAGCCGAAGctgcagcagaagcagcagccgCCGGCGCGCAGACTGCCCAGCCTGCTCGTGGACCCCGCGCAGGAGACAGTGCGCCGCCGCTGCAGGGACCCCATCAACGTCGAGGGCCTGCTGCcatcaaaaataagaattaatttaGAAGATAATGTACAATATGTGTCCATGAGAAAAGCTCTAAAAGTGAAGAGACCTCGTTTTGATGTATCACTGGTTTATTTAACTCGAAAATTTATGGATCTTGTCAGATCTGCCCCTGGGGGCATTCTTGACTTAAACAAGGTTGCAACAAAACTGGGAGTACGAAAGCGGAGAGTCTATGACATCACCAACGTCTTAGATGGAATAGAGCTGGTTGAGAAGAAATCCAAGAATCATATTCGATGGATAGGATCAGATTTGAGCAATTTTGGAGCAGTCCCGCAACAAAAGAAGCTACAGGAAGAGCTTTCCAACTTGTCAGCGATGGAGGATGCTCTGGATAACTTGATCAAAGACTGTTCTCAGCAATTGTTTGAGTTAACAGatgacaaagaaaatgaaagactagCATATGTGACATATCAAGATATCCATAGTATTCAAGCTTTCCACGAACAGATTGTTATTGCAGTTAAAGCACCAGCAGAGACCAGATTGGATGTTCCAGTACCGAGAGAAGATTCTATTACAGTACATATAAGGAGCACCAACGGACCCATTGATGTTTATTTATGTGAAGTGGAACAAGATCACTCAAATAATAAAACGTCTGAAGGTGAAAGGGCCTCTTCATctaaaaaaagcaaaccaaaacagcCCGATAAAGAAGAACATCCTCTGCAGCAAAGCGAAGAGTTGCTTGATGTGAGCACCTGA